A DNA window from Micromonas commoda chromosome 17, complete sequence contains the following coding sequences:
- a CDS encoding udp-n-acetylglucosamine 2-epimerase/CMP-N-acetylneuraminic acid synthetase, which yields MPACPNTEADKASLYAPDKCTDMKTTLRRKICVVTSNRSDWSKLKLVAINLRKLCTSQDNQEASDIQVDIICLGSHLLHELGATKNIVKEDFPNAYELHTLVAGDSVESMTDSVGFGIVKLTSLLCALKPNIVLVHGDRFDAFCAAIAANMLNLTIAHVEGGELSGTVDGTLRHAITKLSHLHFTCTPEAARRIRGMGENPASIFVTGCPSYESLFAVSATCWEDEKMDQFFNGTPFKLKPNKFILVIMHPVTNDLEESNTLYGSLLSCLFSRKTPTVMFYPNVDPGNKSMIQTLHKHQKADPASTSWLRLVTHMPHAKFTALMRHASAMVGNSSAGIRESCVFGIPTLNLGSRQEGRRVPANVTTLVKPSIRSIDCWFDNELGKRYAQSTMYGFPDSAKRIAHHLSRIDTSAGQLKQFWEPRYALLPPLQPRQYVSRTQAILADSTSSPTSSPIGRCKILGLITARGGSKGIPGKNIIDLNGKPLIQYTIEAALSSKQLDRVILSTDSDEIAEVAQNCGCEVPFRRPSELAADDSSHLACIVHALNILRETECFVPDFVVILQPTSPFRKSIDIDSCINIMLTSSCDMVLSVCESSLNLSKNFYFAADGTLSPFAESTAEIDYTPRQKLLKTYAENGAVYVLRTQSLLYPPDNAPNVGSFRSADTKGYEMPVERSLDIDNPFDLHVARLLMAKPF from the coding sequence ATGCCGGCCTGCCCAAACACAGAAGCAGATAAAGCAAGTCTTTACGCGCCTGATAAATGCACAGATATGAAAACGACGCTCAGAAGAAAGATATGCGTGGTGACGTCAAACCGCTCCGACTGGAGCAAACTGAAACTTGTTGCAATCAACTTGAGAAAGTTATGTACCTCACAAGATAATCAAGAAGCGAGCGACATCCAGGTAGATATCATTTGCTTAGGTTCACACCTATTGCATGAACTCGGAGCTACCAAAAATATCGTCAAAGAAGATTTCCCTAATGCGTACGAACTACACACTCTTGTTGCCGGTGACTCGGTCGAATCAATGACGGACTCAGTCGGTTTTGGAATCGTTAAGCTAACGTCGCTTCTCTGCGCCCTCAAGCCCAACATCGTTTTAGTACATGGAGATAGATTCGATGCGTTCTGTGCGGCTATTGCTGCTAACATGTTAAACCTCACGATCGCACATGTTGAGGGCGGTGAACTTTCTGGAACAGTCGATGGTACACTCAGGCATGCTATCACAAAATTGTCACACCTGCACTTTACATGCACGCCAGAGGCTGCAAGACGGATTCGTGGGATGGGCGAGAATCCAGCATCCATATTCGTCACTGGGTGTCCTTCATATGAAAGTCTCTTCGCTGTCTCGGCCACGTGTTGGGAAGATGAGAAAATGGATCAGTTCTTCAATGGTACACCGTTTAAGTTGAAACCTAATAAGTTCATCCTTGTGATAATGCATCCAGTGACGAACGATCTCGAGGAAAGTAACACACTCTACGGCTCACTTCTTAGTTGTCTATTCAGCAGAAAGACTCCAACGGTCATGTTTTACCCCAACGTAGATCCCGGTAACAAAAGCATGATTCAAACGCTGCATAAGCACCAAAAAGCTGACCCGGCCTCCACCAGCTGGCTACGCCTCGTGACGCATATGCCGCACGCGAAGTTCACAGCGCTGATGAGGCATGCATCAGCCATGGTGGGAAACTCAAGCGCGGGCATTCGCGAGAGTTGTGTTTTTGGTATTCCTACACTTAATCTTGGAAGTCGGCAAGAGGGCAGGCGTGTGCCTGCGAATGTTACTACTCTCGTGAAACCAAGTATCCGCTCCATTGATTGCTGGTTCGATAATGAACTTGGCAAAAGGTATGCTCAAAGCACGATGTATGGATTCCCAGATTCAGCTAAGCGAATAGCCCACCACCTTTCCCGCATAGATACATCTGCGGGCCAGCTTAAACAGTTCTGGGAACCGCGATATGCCTTGCTGCCACCCTTGCAACCACGCCAGTATGTCTCCCGAACGCAAGCTATCTTAGCTGACTCGACCTCTTCGCCGACCTCTTCGCCGATTGGAAGATGCAAAATTCTAGGTTTGATTACTGCCCGTGGGGGTTCGAAGGGTATACCTGGCAAAAATATTATTGATCTAAATGGGAAACCCTTGATCCAGTACACAATTGAAGCCGCACTCAGCTCCAAACAACTAGATAGAGTGATTCTGAGCACTGACAGTGACGAGATCGCTGAAGTAGCCCAGAATTGTGGCTGTGAAGTCCCGTTCAGGCGCCCTTCAGAGCTTGCGGCAGATGATTCTTCGCACCTCGCATGCATTGTTCATGCGTTGAACATTCTTCGAGAAACTGAGTGTTTCGTACCAGATTTCGTTGTGATATTGCAGCCGACAAGTCCTTTCCGCAAGAGTATCGACATTGACTCGTGTATCAACATAATGCTTACATCATCGTGTGACATGGTCTTGAGTGTCTGCGAATCATCTTTGAACCTCTCTAAGAATTTTTACTTCGCAGCTGACGGAACCCTTTCACCATTCGCGGAGTCAACAGCAGAGATTGATTATACACCAAGGCAAAAACTGTTGAAAACGTATGCCGAGAACGGGGCTGTCTATGTTTTGCGAACGCAGTCGCTTCTTTACCCTCCTGATAATGCGCCAAACGTCGGATCATTTCGCTCTGCAGACACGAAGGGTTATGAAATGCCGGTTGAACGGTCTTTAGATATCGACAACCCCTTTGATCTGCATGTTGCCCGACTTCTCATGGCGAAGCCATTCTAA
- a CDS encoding hypothetical protein (According to Expasy contains a IMP dehydrogenase / GMP reductase domain, involved in biosynthesis of guanosine nucleotide; IMP dehydrogenase/GMP reductase, predicted): MSFEDRHDMLYLLVSTSYNGKKQLKQAIRGDTSPSFLNDAVGPFLKLLCSEEMILGTAKGPIEQLFDDVYEIVGFLQNLRKLIEEPDKIRDPTPFAQFIINVATRKSEAREDDDVRGIADALAERELPIAWRLRVLLDDGPSALGDSSTEDRLDLPGDRHDNDYKCFRDVRVLPTMEEVLCERKPYLPQPLSMSDARAAASAGDTNSVSSGVATLLDRQFRLLREDFIAPLREELQQLTNTQAGRGRPSRFTFRGVKFVGADSGGDDKKLNPCVIVSFELPQDHGARRCRSKKERIAFWDDHRSILADGALCVLCIGDKPVCFATIVRRIPELLAKNEPEIGLTSGACGNATEEDLSKMLSYCGRDKSEIKAALVQVSTGLFQYTPVLRCLQRMDTIPLVEELVMNLPSRETNYLPLEDAYRELDHFRYDDHQKKAMRLALRNRVSITQGPPGTGKTFIGVRLTDIIYRLTNERILCVCFTNHALDDFMSDLLNEGMTEMVRLGGGSKDPRLEDYLLRNLKVEGGDHSRAEKGRFKELATRAEKLKKDIDKLSHRTTYTIGEKWWNTGVGDFLKKHDPLAWSQLCVFDEDMKDEAGFEVVYNGGANLTKDALWKAWLKGKSRSVVPCSQRGDERRRRFRDEHQAVSPANEEAELDIWALDYKQRQQKKGEWQDEYFREDREELAAKMVEHDTVSNQLNELKRGRDLVKLRGARIIGCTTTGAAMFKELIEAAQPTVVIVEEAAEILEAHVITSLQNNTKHLIMIGDHKQLRPKLDTYELSVACSSTSHDFNRSLFERLVLSGAVEHASLASQHRMHPEISKLIRPTYDELVDDEKTLNHPAIRGVKSRVVLIKHDEPEGSNAAWKVEANSKTNAHEVGMVRSIVRYLTQQEYDPTQLVVLTPYLGQLQLLRKSLADEFSVMIGEVDMEELEAVDAVSVDGTTDNPNAPQRAELKPVRVSTIDNYQGEEADVVVISLVRSNAEGNIGFLYEPKRLGFRV, encoded by the coding sequence ATGTCCTTCGAAGATAGGCACGACATGCTGTATCTTCTCGTCTCTACGTCATACAATGGTAAGAAGCAGCTGAAACAAGCGATACGCGGGGACACGTCGCCCAGTTTTCTCAACGACGCAGTTGGTCCATTTCTAAAGCTGCTCTGCTCGGAGGAGATGATCTTAGGGACCGCGAAGGGACCGATAGAGCAGCTCTTCGACGATGTATACGAGATCGTCGGTTTCTTGCAAAACCTGCGCAAACTGATCGAAGAGCCCGACAAGATtcgcgacccgacgccgttcgcgcaATTCATAATCAATGTCGCGACCCGCAAAAGCGAAGCCcgtgaggacgacgacgtgcgagGCATCGCTGACGCTCTCGCGGAACGCGAACTGCCAATCGCGTGGAGACTGCGGGTCCttctcgacgacggaccGTCAGCCTTGGGCGACTCGTCAACGGAAGATCGTCTCGACCTTCCAGGTGATCGCCACGACAACGACTACAAGTGTTTTCGGGACGTGCGCGTTCTGCCAACGATGGAAGAAGTGCTGTGCGAGCGAAAGCCTTATCTGCCGCAGCCGCTGTCTATGTcggacgcacgcgccgcggcgtccgccggggACACGAACTCAGTATCCTCCGGCGTCGCAACACTCCTCGACCGTCAGTTCCGGCTACTCCGCGAGGATTTCATCGCCCCGCTGCGCGAAGAGCTACAGCAGCTGACTAACACCCAAGCGGGACGAGGAAGGCCATCGCGCTTCACCTTCCGCGGCGTCAAATTCGTCGGCGCTGACAGCGGTGGCGACGATAAGAAGCTAAACCCATGCGTTATTGTCTCTTTTGAGTTGCCGCAGGAccacggcgcgcgtcgctgtCGCAGTAAGAAAGAACGCATCGCGTTTTGGGACGATCACAGGAGCATTCTCGCCGACGGGGCGCTCTGCGTCCTCTGCATCGGCGACAAGCCCGTGTGCTTTGCGACGATCGTCCGACGCATACCTGAGCTGTTGGCAAAGAATGAACCGGAGATAGGGCTCACGTCTGGGGCGTGTGGGAATGCGACGGAGGAAGATTTGTCAAAAATGCTGTCTTACTGCGGGAGAGACAAGAGCGAGATCAAGGCCGCGCTCGTGCAGGTGAGCACCGGGCTTTTCCAATACACGCCGGTGCTCCGTTGCTTACAAAGGATGGACACGATTCCACTAGTCGAAGAGCTCGTCATGAACCTGCCGTCGCGGGAGACGAATTATCTACCTTTGGAAGACGCCTACCGCGAGCTCGATCACTTTCGTTACGACGACCATCAAAAAAAAGCGATGCGGCTCGCGTTGCGTAACCGCGTCTCGATCACGCAAGGTCCGCCTGGGACGGGGAAGACTTTTATAGGCGTACGCCTCACAGATATCATCTACAGGCTAACGAACGAGCGCATCTTGTGCGTGTGCTTCACGAACCACGCTCTCGATGATTTCATGAGTGATCTTCTGAATGAAGGCATGACTGAAATggttcgcctcggcggtggcAGCAAGGATCCGCGCCTGGAGGATTACCTGTTGAGAAATCTGAaagtcgagggcggcgaccacAGCAGAGCGGAAAAGGGACGATTCAAGGAACTCGCAACTCGTGCTGAGAAATTGAAAAAGGATATCGACAAACTTTCGCACAGGACGACGTACACCATCGGAGAGAAGTGGTGGAATACAGGGGTCGGCGACTTCCTGAAGAAACACGATCCGCTCGCGTGGTCGCAGCTGTGCGTGTTCGACGAGGACATGAAAGACGAAGCAGGCTTCGAGGTCGTGTacaacggcggcgccaacctcACGAAAGATGCGCTGTGGAAGGCCTGGCTCAAAGGCAAATCACGATCAGTGGTGCCATGCAGCCAACGCGGGGacgaacgtcgtcggcgctttCGCGACGAGCACCAAGCAGTGAGTCCGGCgaacgaggaggcggagttGGATATCTGGGCGCTTGACTATAAACAGCGTCAACAGAAAAAGGGCGAATGGCAGGACGAGTACTTCCGCGAGGACCGAGAGGAACTAGCGGCAAAGATGGTCGAGCACGACACAGTCTCGAACCAGCTGAATGAACTgaaacgcgggcgcgatcttGTCAAGCTCAGAGGTGCGCGTATCATCGGCTGCACGACCACGGGCGCGGCTATGTTCAAGGAACTTATCGAGGCGGCTCAACCGACGGTGGTTATCGTCGAAGAGGCGGCAGAAATTCTCGAGGCGCACGTCATCACCAGTCTGCAAAATAATACGAAGCACCTGATCATGATCGGCGATCACAAGCAGCTGCGGCCGAAGCTCGATACCTACGAACTGAGTGTCGCGTGCAGCTCGACGAGCCACGACTTCAACCGGTCGCTCTTCGAGCGCCTCGTTCTctcgggcgccgtcgagcacgCGTCGTTGGCTTCGCAACACCGCATGCACCCGGAGATTTCGAAGCTTATCCGGCCGACGtacgatgagctcgtcgacgatgaaAAAACGCTCAATCACCCAGCGATACGCGGTGTTAAGTCGCGCGTAGTGCTTATCAAGCACGACGAGCCCGAAGGGAGTAATGCGGCGTGGAAGGTCGAGGCTAACTCGAAGACGAACGCGCATGAGGTTGGCATGGTTCGTTCTATCGTGCGCTACCTCACGCAACAGGAATACGATCCGACGCAGCTCGTCGTGTTGACCCCTTATCTCGGGCAGCTACAGTTGTTGCGAAAATCCCTCGCCGATGAATTTAGCGTGATGATCGGGGAAGTCGACATGGAGGAACTCGAAGCTGTCGACGCCGTTTCCGTTGATGGAACGACGGACAATCCAAACGCGCCACAGCGCGCGGAACTCAAGCCCGTTCGCGTGTCCACGATCGACAATTACCAGGGTGAAGAGGCAGACGTCGTGGTTATATCGTTGGTCCGCAGCAACGCAGAAGGAAATATCGGCTTTTTGTACGAACCCAAACggttagggtttagggtttag
- a CDS encoding hypothetical protein (contains a U-box domain, related to the Ring finger, but lacks the zinc binding residues; u-box domain containing protein, predicted), which translates to MAPMKMSKGAVKAVKKFAENVIDEERLKHVTCPIGYDLFKDPVFCCGDGITYEREHIERWFETHDTSPLTGAKLASLDLAPNFAMRAQADAMRKRSDDQPGERSNEVIKSSTDPIIFRLQEKIRELDARLDTKVIFSKHAVNK; encoded by the coding sequence atgGCTCCAATGAAGATGTCTAAAGGTGCTGTGAAGGCCGTCAAGAAGTTCGCTGAAAATGTCATTGATGAAGAGCGTCTCAAACATGTCACTTGTCCTATCGGCTACGATCTGTTTAAAGATCCCGTGTTTTGTTGTGGCGACGGTATAACATATGAACGCGAACACATTGAACGATGGTTTGAGACACACGACACATCACCACTGACGGGAGCAAAGTTGGCATCACTTGATCTTGCTCCAAACTTTGCAATGAGAGCTCAAGCGGACGCGATGCGTAAGCGAAGCGATGACCAACCAGGGGAACGATCAAACGAGGTTATAAAAAGTTCTACAGACCCCATTATTTTTCGGCTTCAAGAAAAGATTAGGGAACTGGACGCAAGGCTtgatacgaaggtaattTTTAGTAAGCACGCAGTAAATAAATAA